A single Cryomorphaceae bacterium DNA region contains:
- a CDS encoding sigma-54-dependent Fis family transcriptional regulator, with amino-acid sequence MKKTDARILVVDDDPDVLTSLKLFLKQHFKTVICEDTPTRITEHLNTDEVDLILLDMNFRAGEDDGREGMYWLNRIVEVRPSSVVILMTAYGEVELAVKAIKHGAFDFILKPFKNEKLLGTLLAGLRMNRTQKEVDQLKTTNQAFSEAQVADQNDFLGESLPMQKVFETIKKVAETDANVLLLGENGTGKEMAARAVHAHSNRKDQPFVSVDLGSLPESLFESELFGHVKGAFTDAKEDKIGRFELAHGGTLFLDEIGNLAPALQAKLLSALQNREITRVGSSKPVKVDIRLVSATNMPLYEMAGKDEFRQDLLYRINTVEVRMPALRERAEDLGLLVDHFMDRFSKRYHKKAPKISKEAWERLKSYRWPGNVRELEHTIERALILHEGDRLETRDLSLSNRTDNAPEHEELNLLAAEGKLIERALEKHQGNISKAAQDLGITRAALYRRMEKHDLQ; translated from the coding sequence ATGAAGAAAACAGACGCTCGTATTTTGGTGGTCGACGACGACCCCGATGTATTGACCTCATTGAAGTTGTTTTTAAAGCAGCACTTCAAAACGGTCATCTGTGAAGACACACCAACCCGTATTACCGAGCACCTAAACACGGATGAAGTCGATCTGATTCTGCTCGACATGAACTTCAGGGCCGGAGAAGATGACGGTCGAGAAGGAATGTACTGGCTCAACCGAATTGTAGAGGTTCGACCTTCGAGCGTGGTTATCCTAATGACGGCCTATGGAGAAGTTGAGCTCGCCGTGAAAGCGATCAAACACGGAGCCTTTGACTTCATTCTGAAGCCCTTCAAAAACGAAAAACTGCTCGGCACTCTACTCGCAGGCTTGCGTATGAACCGTACCCAGAAGGAGGTCGATCAGCTCAAAACCACCAATCAAGCCTTTAGTGAAGCTCAAGTAGCCGACCAAAATGACTTCTTGGGCGAATCCCTGCCCATGCAAAAGGTGTTCGAAACCATCAAGAAGGTGGCGGAGACGGATGCCAACGTGCTCCTTCTGGGTGAAAACGGCACGGGTAAAGAAATGGCTGCTCGTGCGGTACATGCACACTCGAATAGAAAGGATCAGCCTTTCGTCTCTGTGGATTTAGGCTCACTTCCCGAGTCCTTATTCGAGAGCGAGCTCTTTGGGCATGTCAAAGGCGCTTTTACGGACGCCAAAGAAGATAAAATAGGCCGGTTTGAATTGGCTCATGGAGGCACTTTGTTCCTAGATGAAATTGGAAACCTCGCTCCCGCCCTACAGGCTAAGTTGCTCAGTGCCTTGCAAAACAGAGAAATCACACGTGTGGGCAGCTCAAAGCCCGTCAAAGTTGACATACGATTAGTATCTGCCACGAATATGCCATTGTACGAGATGGCCGGCAAAGATGAGTTTCGTCAGGACCTCCTGTATCGAATCAACACGGTTGAAGTGCGGATGCCCGCTTTGAGGGAACGGGCGGAAGACCTAGGGCTACTGGTTGATCACTTTATGGATCGATTCTCTAAGCGCTATCACAAGAAGGCTCCCAAGATCAGCAAAGAGGCCTGGGAACGACTTAAATCGTACCGTTGGCCAGGCAATGTTCGCGAACTAGAGCACACCATAGAGCGCGCATTAATCCTACATGAAGGGGATCGGCTCGAAACGCGAGATTTATCGCTGTCGAACCGGACGGATAACGCTCCCGAACACGAAGAACTCAACCTCTTGGCGGCCGAAGGAAAGCTTATTGAACGAGCCCTTGAAAAACACCAGGGAAACATCAGTAAGGCCGCTCAAGATCTAGGAATCACAAGGGCTGCCTTGTACAGAAGAATGGAAAAACATGACCTTCAATAA
- the mazG gene encoding nucleoside triphosphate pyrophosphohydrolase, which translates to MPNHSVEQKLDAFERLLTIMDELREQCPWDRKQTMESLRHLTIEETYELADAILDADLEEVKKELGDLMLHMVFYSKIGDEKGSFDVADVLHSVCDKLVERHPHIYGDIDVQDEEEVKQNWEKIKLKEGKKSVLEGVPKSLPALVKASRIQDKARGVGFDWDNREQVWDKVQEEIGEFKAEVDAGDATRMEGEFGDLLFSLINYARFIDVNPEDALERTNKKFIQRFQHMEEALRADGKSLADMTLSEMDVYWEAAKK; encoded by the coding sequence ATGCCGAACCATTCCGTAGAGCAAAAACTCGATGCCTTTGAGCGCCTTTTGACCATTATGGACGAATTACGCGAGCAGTGCCCATGGGATCGAAAGCAAACAATGGAAAGTCTGCGTCATCTCACTATTGAAGAGACCTATGAGTTGGCCGACGCTATTCTTGATGCGGATTTAGAGGAAGTAAAAAAGGAGTTGGGCGACCTCATGCTCCATATGGTTTTCTATTCCAAGATCGGCGATGAAAAAGGCTCATTTGACGTTGCGGACGTCCTCCATTCCGTTTGCGACAAACTCGTCGAGCGCCATCCCCACATCTATGGAGATATTGATGTGCAAGACGAAGAAGAAGTCAAGCAGAACTGGGAAAAGATCAAGCTCAAAGAAGGCAAGAAGAGTGTCCTAGAGGGAGTTCCCAAAAGCTTGCCCGCTCTAGTCAAAGCCTCACGAATTCAGGATAAGGCGCGCGGAGTCGGTTTCGATTGGGACAATAGGGAGCAAGTCTGGGATAAGGTCCAAGAAGAGATTGGCGAATTCAAAGCTGAGGTAGATGCAGGAGATGCCACGCGCATGGAAGGGGAATTTGGCGATCTGCTCTTTTCCCTGATAAACTACGCCCGCTTCATTGATGTGAATCCCGAAGATGCATTAGAGCGCACCAATAAGAAGTTTATACAGCGTTTTCAGCATATGGAAGAGGCCCTACGGGCCGATGGCAAATCCCTCGCAGACATGACCCTATCGGAAATGGATGTTTATTGGGAAGCCGCGAAGAAGTAA
- a CDS encoding M3 family oligoendopeptidase produces the protein MLELSPAERHFLKEGVALDDWNQIQPYYRALSERDLSSLEDLEQWMRDRSELESALAEELGWRYIHMSRDTGSEEAGGAYRKMIAEVLPKVAPEEHALNLKLVESPFFKDLDHETYRIYTRGVVNQIELFREENIPLQTELAELAQEYGAITGAMSIKWKGESITLQQAGVMLRENDRELREEVYRLIQGVRLGKKDELNQLFDRLIAKRAEVAVNAGFDNYRDYKFRELGRFDYGPDDCFDFHRSISEAIVPIAKVFDEDRKKRMGLEELRPWDTQVDPEGREPLKVFDGTEEDLLAKTVQVFEAVDPYFAACLLKMKEMGHLDLASRKGKAPGGYNYPLYETGVPFIFMNAAGVLRDFVTLVHEGGHAVHSFLTRDYELKEFQRTPSEVAELASMSMELISMEHWHLIFENEEATKRAKKEHLEKVLEVLPWIATIDHFQHWIYTNEHDESARRAAWLRIKGEQSAGIVNWAGLDEELAYQWQSQLHLFEVPFYYIEYGMAQLGAIALWRRYKEDPESALADYKAALELGYTKSIGEIYQRAGIRFDFSSEYVRELADFVFNEWKNL, from the coding sequence ATGCTGGAATTAAGCCCTGCTGAGCGCCACTTTCTAAAAGAGGGTGTTGCGCTAGACGATTGGAATCAAATACAACCTTATTATCGCGCATTGTCGGAGCGAGATCTCTCTTCATTGGAGGACTTGGAGCAGTGGATGCGCGACCGAAGTGAACTCGAGAGCGCTCTGGCCGAAGAGCTTGGCTGGCGCTACATTCACATGAGTCGCGATACGGGGAGTGAGGAAGCCGGTGGTGCCTACCGCAAAATGATTGCTGAGGTACTCCCAAAGGTGGCTCCTGAAGAACATGCGCTGAACCTCAAGCTGGTCGAGAGTCCTTTTTTCAAGGACTTGGATCACGAGACCTACCGCATCTACACCCGAGGTGTCGTCAATCAAATCGAACTTTTTCGCGAAGAGAATATTCCCCTTCAAACAGAACTGGCCGAATTGGCCCAGGAATATGGGGCCATTACGGGCGCCATGTCCATCAAGTGGAAAGGGGAGTCCATCACTCTTCAGCAGGCGGGCGTCATGCTGCGGGAAAACGACCGTGAACTTCGCGAAGAAGTATATCGCCTCATTCAAGGAGTGCGCTTGGGCAAAAAAGACGAGTTGAACCAGCTCTTCGATCGCCTGATTGCCAAGCGTGCAGAGGTAGCTGTGAATGCCGGTTTTGACAACTACAGGGATTACAAGTTTCGCGAACTCGGACGCTTCGATTACGGCCCGGACGATTGTTTCGATTTTCATCGAAGTATATCAGAAGCTATTGTTCCCATTGCCAAAGTCTTTGACGAGGACCGCAAGAAACGAATGGGCCTCGAGGAACTTCGGCCTTGGGACACACAAGTAGACCCTGAAGGCCGCGAACCCCTGAAGGTATTTGACGGAACCGAAGAGGATCTTTTGGCCAAGACGGTCCAGGTCTTTGAGGCTGTTGACCCTTATTTCGCCGCCTGTCTTTTGAAAATGAAGGAAATGGGTCACCTGGACTTGGCTTCCCGAAAGGGTAAAGCACCGGGAGGTTATAATTATCCCCTGTATGAGACGGGCGTTCCCTTCATCTTTATGAATGCCGCTGGGGTGCTGCGAGACTTCGTTACTCTGGTGCACGAAGGAGGCCACGCGGTCCACAGCTTTCTCACACGCGATTATGAGTTGAAGGAATTTCAGCGCACCCCATCCGAAGTGGCTGAATTAGCCTCAATGTCCATGGAGCTCATCAGCATGGAACATTGGCATCTGATTTTCGAAAATGAGGAGGCCACCAAAAGGGCTAAAAAAGAACACCTTGAGAAAGTGCTGGAAGTACTCCCTTGGATCGCCACCATTGATCATTTCCAGCATTGGATCTACACCAACGAACACGACGAATCAGCCCGGAGAGCCGCATGGCTCCGCATTAAAGGAGAGCAGAGTGCCGGCATCGTGAACTGGGCGGGTCTTGATGAAGAGCTCGCTTACCAGTGGCAATCTCAATTACACCTGTTCGAAGTTCCATTCTATTATATCGAATACGGTATGGCTCAATTAGGAGCTATTGCCCTTTGGAGACGGTATAAGGAAGATCCTGAATCGGCACTAGCGGACTACAAAGCAGCACTTGAGCTGGGATATACCAAGAGCATTGGCGAGATTTACCAGCGCGCGGGAATCCGATTTGACTTCAGTTCGGAGTATGTGCGTGAATTAGCCGATTTCGTCTTTAACGAGTGGAAAAACCTATAA
- a CDS encoding DUF5606 domain-containing protein → MNLEGILSIAGKPGLHKLVAQSRGGLIVESLMDGKRMPVSQAQNISALSDIAIFTYNEEKPLREVFATIKEKENGPTPVGHKESGAKLEAYFAEVLPDYDTDRVYASDIKKVIQWYNLLEEKGLLEATEEEAAESAEGASDSTSKDEEE, encoded by the coding sequence ATGAATTTAGAAGGAATCTTGTCGATTGCTGGAAAGCCTGGACTACACAAACTCGTGGCGCAAAGCCGTGGAGGTCTAATCGTTGAGTCCCTGATGGATGGGAAGAGAATGCCTGTAAGTCAAGCGCAGAATATTTCTGCCCTGAGTGACATTGCGATTTTCACCTACAACGAGGAAAAACCTCTTCGCGAAGTATTCGCCACCATCAAGGAGAAGGAAAACGGACCTACGCCTGTTGGACACAAAGAGTCTGGGGCGAAGTTAGAGGCGTACTTTGCAGAAGTGCTGCCCGATTACGATACAGATCGTGTCTATGCTTCGGACATCAAGAAAGTGATTCAATGGTATAACCTCTTGGAAGAAAAAGGCCTCTTGGAGGCAACCGAGGAAGAAGCTGCTGAGTCTGCCGAAGGTGCCAGTGATTCGACGTCTAAGGACGAAGAAGAATAA
- a CDS encoding peptide deformylase, translated as MILPIVAYGDPVLQQEGSELTPDHPGLAELIENMYETMYAAQGVGLAAPQVGQSLKLFVIDARPFAEDEPELENFKKVFINPVILNEEGEEWSFNEGCLSFPDLRIDIDRQEKIRIRYQDENFVEYEEEYTGLAARVIQHEYDHVYGVVFTDRVSPIRRRMLKGKMTNIAKGKMRADYKMRLYSAKGTTIV; from the coding sequence ATGATACTTCCGATTGTTGCCTATGGCGATCCCGTTCTTCAGCAGGAAGGTTCGGAGTTGACTCCGGATCATCCAGGTTTGGCTGAATTGATCGAGAACATGTACGAGACCATGTACGCCGCGCAAGGTGTAGGTTTGGCGGCTCCTCAAGTAGGCCAGAGCTTGAAACTCTTCGTCATTGACGCTCGGCCTTTTGCCGAAGACGAGCCAGAACTTGAGAACTTCAAAAAGGTCTTCATCAATCCGGTTATCCTGAACGAAGAAGGGGAGGAGTGGTCCTTTAATGAAGGATGCTTGAGCTTTCCCGACCTGCGCATTGACATAGATCGCCAAGAAAAGATTCGAATCCGTTATCAAGACGAGAACTTTGTGGAGTACGAAGAGGAATATACCGGTCTCGCCGCCCGCGTCATTCAGCATGAATATGACCACGTGTACGGAGTTGTCTTCACGGACCGCGTGAGCCCTATTCGTCGACGTATGCTCAAAGGGAAGATGACCAATATCGCCAAGGGGAAAATGCGTGCAGACTACAAGATGCGCCTCTACTCAGCAAAAGGAACCACCATCGTATGA
- the ruvX gene encoding Holliday junction resolvase RuvX, which produces MPRALAFDVGKKRIGIAETDELQLIASGLKTVAPNEVFAFVKEYITREKVGVFVLGDPRNLDNTAAESMPLVDQFEASLKKRHPEIPVMRVDERFTSVLASRAMLEMGMKKSERKKKANVDEISAVLILQSWLDQQV; this is translated from the coding sequence ATGCCCAGAGCACTAGCCTTTGATGTGGGGAAAAAGCGTATTGGAATCGCCGAGACCGATGAACTTCAGCTCATCGCTTCGGGTTTAAAGACGGTTGCCCCCAACGAGGTATTCGCTTTTGTCAAAGAATACATCACCCGTGAAAAGGTGGGTGTTTTTGTTCTAGGAGACCCGAGGAATTTAGACAACACTGCCGCGGAAAGTATGCCGCTTGTGGATCAGTTCGAAGCTTCCTTGAAAAAGCGTCATCCCGAAATTCCCGTGATGCGGGTCGATGAACGTTTTACCTCTGTTTTGGCATCGCGGGCGATGTTAGAGATGGGCATGAAAAAGAGTGAGAGAAAAAAGAAAGCCAACGTCGACGAGATCAGTGCCGTATTGATCTTACAGTCTTGGCTGGACCAACAGGTATAG
- a CDS encoding DUF4350 domain-containing protein, producing MRIHLFLLLGTLLASAVTRAQQYPDTTYTPSIGSPMYAQGEGPLIYIDGAHQNMHQRDGGYAAFAKLLEQDGYQTAAWDKDFSSKSLRNMEVLVIVNAIHPDNQGRWWKPIYSAFTPKEVEAVQEWVRNGGRLWLTADHMPMAGAAAELAAAFDARFHDGFAYDTAQGGVTLMCRANSTLSEGSVTNGSQDQRYVDSVYSFTGQAFEIDSNFENIMPLTGQWWSLEPDTAWQFNDSTPRFAAEGWSQGAVRTFGKGRVVLWGEAAMFTAQIVETEEGTFKAGMNSERAKENYKLLLNLMEWLTAGL from the coding sequence ATGCGTATTCATCTCTTTCTACTTTTAGGCACCCTTCTGGCTTCTGCCGTAACCAGAGCACAGCAATACCCGGATACCACCTACACTCCAAGCATAGGATCGCCTATGTACGCACAAGGGGAGGGTCCACTGATCTACATTGATGGAGCTCACCAGAACATGCATCAACGGGACGGTGGCTATGCTGCGTTTGCGAAGTTGCTCGAGCAAGACGGATACCAAACCGCTGCTTGGGACAAAGACTTTTCGAGCAAATCACTCCGAAATATGGAAGTCTTGGTGATCGTCAATGCCATTCACCCGGACAATCAAGGCCGGTGGTGGAAGCCCATTTACTCGGCTTTCACACCAAAGGAGGTTGAAGCGGTACAAGAGTGGGTTCGAAATGGCGGAAGGTTGTGGTTGACCGCCGACCATATGCCCATGGCCGGAGCGGCAGCAGAACTGGCAGCGGCTTTCGATGCTCGATTTCACGATGGATTTGCTTATGATACGGCACAAGGAGGAGTAACACTCATGTGCCGCGCCAACAGCACTCTATCAGAGGGTTCCGTGACCAATGGGTCCCAAGATCAGCGATATGTGGATTCCGTTTACTCCTTTACGGGTCAGGCTTTTGAGATTGACTCAAATTTCGAGAACATCATGCCCCTTACCGGACAATGGTGGAGCTTGGAGCCGGACACGGCTTGGCAATTCAATGACTCCACCCCGCGGTTTGCCGCTGAGGGATGGTCTCAAGGCGCTGTTCGTACGTTTGGAAAAGGACGTGTGGTCCTTTGGGGAGAGGCCGCCATGTTCACCGCTCAAATCGTCGAAACCGAAGAGGGAACCTTTAAGGCTGGAATGAACAGCGAACGGGCCAAAGAGAACTATAAATTGCTCTTGAACTTGATGGAATGGCTCACCGCGGGATTGTAG
- a CDS encoding 2,3,4,5-tetrahydropyridine-2,6-dicarboxylate N-succinyltransferase — translation MEVLKQKIEAAWEDRSLLEQAEYIEAVEAVVAHIDAGTLRCAEPTSDGWQVNEWVKKGVVLYFPIKKMERIEVGIFEYHDKIPLKKDYNKLGVRVVPHAIARHGSFVAPGVIMMPSYVNIGAYVDTGTMVDTWATVGSCAQIGKNVHLSGGVGIGGVLEPLQAAPVIIEDNCFIGSRCIVVEGVHVEAEAVLGANVVLTASTRIIDVTGDEPVELRGRVPKGSVVIPGSVPKEFPAGSFQVPCALIIGKRKESTDKKTSLNQVLRDYNVAV, via the coding sequence ATGGAAGTACTGAAGCAAAAGATTGAGGCGGCGTGGGAGGATCGGAGCCTCTTGGAGCAGGCGGAATACATCGAGGCTGTTGAGGCCGTAGTAGCGCATATTGATGCCGGTACCCTTCGCTGTGCGGAGCCGACTTCTGACGGCTGGCAGGTGAACGAATGGGTCAAAAAAGGTGTCGTTTTGTACTTCCCGATTAAGAAAATGGAGCGCATCGAAGTCGGAATCTTCGAGTACCACGACAAGATTCCCTTGAAGAAAGACTACAACAAACTCGGTGTTCGAGTTGTACCGCACGCCATTGCCCGTCACGGTTCTTTTGTGGCACCCGGGGTCATTATGATGCCTTCCTATGTGAACATCGGCGCCTACGTAGACACGGGAACTATGGTGGATACTTGGGCTACGGTGGGTTCTTGCGCTCAAATCGGCAAGAATGTCCACCTCAGCGGAGGCGTTGGCATTGGTGGGGTACTGGAGCCGCTTCAAGCCGCACCTGTTATTATTGAGGACAATTGCTTTATCGGATCGAGGTGCATTGTTGTAGAAGGTGTTCACGTGGAGGCCGAAGCGGTATTGGGCGCCAACGTGGTACTGACGGCCAGCACTCGAATTATAGACGTCACTGGAGATGAACCCGTTGAATTGCGCGGTCGTGTTCCAAAAGGATCGGTCGTTATTCCGGGAAGTGTTCCCAAAGAATTCCCGGCTGGTTCCTTCCAAGTTCCTTGCGCTCTTATTATTGGGAAGCGGAAAGAGAGCACCGATAAAAAAACGAGTCTAAACCAGGTATTACGCGATTACAACGTAGCCGTATAA
- a CDS encoding glycosyltransferase family 4 protein — translation MKIGFDGKRAEHNTSGLGNYSRDVIRGLCMNAPEHEYVLYSPKKGTEFDFGDERLVRRYPTRWKDRLTPALWRRKGIVDDLKNEGIDLYHGLSNELPSGIEAIRARSIVTVHDLIFERFPDYYKGIDRMIYRSKTKEACSSADHIIAISEQTKQDLIEFYSVSPDKISVVYQTCHPGFQKEVKDETVEQVRTGYQLPQSYVLQVGTLEPRKNVLRSLEAVSQINDLHIAFVGRQTDHQKLIERRVESLGIGSRVHFLQDVPVAFLPALFKGAAASLYPSLFEGFGLPIIESLFQGTPVVTNEKGCFKEAGGSFGYYANVEDPTSIAHALKRVLTDGLSTEGLEGHLGQFTLKETTRRLLDVYQQVVKNS, via the coding sequence ATGAAGATTGGATTCGACGGAAAACGCGCCGAGCACAACACCTCGGGCTTGGGAAACTACAGCCGCGACGTGATTCGAGGTCTATGCATGAATGCGCCCGAGCATGAATATGTGCTTTATTCCCCGAAGAAAGGAACCGAATTCGACTTTGGGGATGAGCGTCTTGTTCGTCGCTACCCCACTCGATGGAAGGATCGGTTAACACCGGCACTTTGGCGCAGAAAGGGTATTGTCGATGACCTTAAAAACGAAGGGATTGACCTGTATCACGGCCTTTCGAACGAATTACCCTCGGGTATTGAAGCCATTAGAGCGCGATCTATCGTCACCGTTCACGACCTGATCTTTGAGCGATTCCCGGACTACTACAAGGGCATAGATCGTATGATCTATCGAAGTAAGACCAAGGAAGCGTGTTCATCCGCTGATCACATCATTGCCATCAGTGAACAGACCAAGCAGGACCTTATCGAGTTCTATTCCGTATCGCCAGATAAGATTAGCGTGGTCTACCAGACGTGTCATCCCGGCTTCCAAAAGGAGGTCAAGGACGAAACGGTAGAGCAAGTCCGTACCGGCTACCAACTGCCGCAAAGCTATGTCCTGCAAGTGGGAACCCTTGAACCACGTAAAAATGTGCTGCGCAGCTTGGAAGCTGTGAGTCAAATAAACGATCTGCACATTGCCTTTGTGGGCCGCCAAACAGACCATCAGAAGCTGATTGAACGGCGCGTGGAATCACTGGGTATTGGAAGTCGTGTTCACTTTTTGCAAGACGTGCCTGTAGCCTTTCTTCCCGCCTTGTTCAAAGGTGCGGCGGCAAGCCTCTACCCTAGCCTATTCGAAGGATTTGGACTTCCGATTATCGAATCGCTCTTTCAGGGCACACCGGTGGTGACAAATGAAAAAGGTTGCTTCAAAGAAGCGGGAGGCTCTTTTGGCTATTACGCCAATGTGGAAGATCCTACGAGTATTGCTCATGCACTCAAGCGAGTTCTGACTGACGGCTTGTCAACGGAAGGCCTAGAAGGTCATTTGGGGCAGTTCACGCTCAAAGAAACGACCCGTCGACTGCTCGATGTCTATCAGCAGGTAGTCAAAAACAGCTAA
- a CDS encoding glycosyltransferase family 2 protein — protein sequence MEKITAIIPCYNEERTLDAALKSVAFADEILVVDSFSTDKSLDIAQSHGARIIQREYENSASQKNWAIPQATHEWIVLLDADEEVPDALRAEIIETINRAPSEVAFWIPRRNKFMGRWIKHSGWQGDRVIRLFRKSKSRYEEKHVHAEVLADGPVGQLKNSLDHDTYRGLDEYIRKLDRYADWQARDYHSKTGTIGFYELWLKPGFRFFKHYWLQGGFRDGVPGLTISYLQAYAVRMRYLKMWDLRRSGKL from the coding sequence GTGGAGAAGATTACGGCCATAATTCCCTGTTACAACGAAGAACGCACACTTGATGCGGCTCTGAAATCCGTGGCCTTTGCCGATGAAATTCTCGTAGTTGATTCTTTCAGCACAGATAAGAGCTTGGATATTGCACAATCTCATGGTGCTCGAATTATCCAACGGGAATACGAAAACAGTGCCTCCCAGAAGAATTGGGCCATTCCCCAGGCCACTCATGAGTGGATCGTTCTCTTGGATGCCGACGAAGAAGTGCCTGATGCCCTACGGGCCGAAATTATTGAAACCATCAACAGAGCCCCTTCAGAGGTTGCTTTTTGGATTCCTAGGCGCAATAAATTCATGGGGCGATGGATCAAGCACTCCGGTTGGCAAGGGGATCGAGTCATTCGACTCTTCCGAAAGAGCAAGAGTCGTTATGAAGAAAAGCACGTGCATGCTGAGGTCCTGGCAGATGGGCCAGTAGGACAGTTAAAGAACAGTCTAGACCACGACACCTATCGAGGACTTGACGAGTATATTCGAAAACTGGATCGCTACGCGGACTGGCAAGCCCGTGATTACCACAGCAAAACGGGTACTATTGGCTTTTATGAATTATGGCTCAAGCCCGGATTTCGCTTTTTCAAGCACTACTGGCTACAAGGAGGTTTTCGGGACGGAGTTCCTGGCCTCACTATATCGTACCTACAAGCTTATGCGGTTCGCATGCGCTACCTGAAGATGTGGGACCTTCGACGAAGTGGAAAGCTATAG
- a CDS encoding HD domain-containing protein, whose amino-acid sequence MKSFLEPEIFTYIQRAAEAQNVETYVIGGYVRDCLLGRGRPKDVDIVCVGSGIELAQAVAHELPHQPKVQVFKNFGTAMLRHGDWEVEFVGARKESYRADSRKPIVENGTLEDDQQRRDFTINALALGLNEQNFGELLDPFGGIQDLNEGIIRTPLDPDRTYSDDPLRMMRAIRFATQLGFDIEHESYEALGRNADRLKIISQERITDEVNKIMQAQRPSVGWRLLEETGLLAEFFPVLLTLKGVEDVDGQTHKDNFYHTLQVTDNLAQTSDKLWLRWAALLHDIGKPVVKRYDKKLGWTFHSHEFVGSKMVPKIFRKLKLPMNEKMKYVQKLVRMSSRPTALSGKEVTDSAVRRLLFDAGEDVEDLMLLCEADMTTQYEWKKKKFLKNYQVVRQKLKEVEERDRIVNFEPPISGQDIMQTFGVPPGRIIGDIKSAIKEAILEGTIKNDREEAWNMMIELAAKQGLSPKKENT is encoded by the coding sequence ATGAAGTCCTTCTTAGAACCCGAAATTTTCACCTATATCCAGCGCGCCGCTGAGGCCCAGAACGTAGAAACCTACGTAATTGGTGGATATGTGCGCGATTGCCTTTTGGGACGTGGACGTCCAAAGGATGTGGATATTGTTTGCGTCGGGAGCGGCATTGAGCTCGCACAGGCAGTGGCCCATGAGCTTCCCCACCAGCCCAAGGTTCAGGTATTTAAAAATTTTGGTACCGCCATGCTGCGCCATGGAGACTGGGAGGTTGAATTTGTCGGTGCTCGAAAAGAGAGTTACCGCGCGGATTCTCGGAAGCCCATTGTGGAGAATGGCACCTTAGAAGATGACCAACAACGGCGCGATTTCACCATCAACGCCCTGGCCCTTGGCCTCAACGAACAAAACTTTGGCGAACTACTGGATCCCTTTGGAGGGATTCAAGACTTGAACGAAGGGATTATTCGAACACCTTTGGATCCAGACCGTACCTATAGTGACGATCCCTTGCGCATGATGCGAGCCATTCGTTTTGCCACGCAATTGGGCTTCGACATCGAGCACGAGAGCTATGAGGCCCTTGGCCGAAATGCCGATCGTCTGAAAATCATCTCCCAAGAGCGTATCACGGACGAAGTGAATAAAATCATGCAGGCTCAGCGCCCTTCCGTAGGTTGGAGACTTCTGGAAGAAACGGGTTTGTTGGCGGAATTTTTTCCAGTGCTTTTGACCTTGAAAGGCGTGGAAGATGTCGATGGTCAGACCCATAAAGACAACTTCTACCACACCCTTCAAGTCACGGATAACCTAGCGCAAACCTCAGATAAACTCTGGTTGCGTTGGGCTGCCCTACTCCACGATATCGGAAAGCCCGTCGTGAAGCGCTACGACAAAAAGCTCGGCTGGACTTTTCATTCTCATGAGTTCGTCGGGTCTAAAATGGTCCCAAAGATTTTTCGAAAGCTCAAGCTGCCGATGAACGAAAAGATGAAGTACGTTCAGAAACTCGTTCGCATGAGCAGCAGGCCAACAGCGCTTTCGGGCAAAGAGGTCACCGACTCCGCGGTGAGAAGACTCTTATTCGATGCGGGAGAAGACGTTGAAGACTTGATGTTGCTTTGTGAAGCGGACATGACCACTCAATACGAGTGGAAGAAAAAGAAATTTCTCAAGAATTATCAGGTAGTGCGCCAAAAGCTCAAGGAAGTAGAGGAGCGCGACCGCATTGTCAATTTTGAACCGCCGATCAGCGGACAGGACATTATGCAAACTTTTGGCGTGCCCCCAGGCCGAATTATTGGGGACATTAAAAGCGCTATCAAAGAGGCCATACTCGAAGGAACTATAAAGAACGACCGCGAAGAAGCTTGGAATATGATGATTGAGCTCGCGGCAAAACAAGGGCTAAGCCCAAAAAAGGAGAACACATGA